One part of the Tunicatimonas pelagia genome encodes these proteins:
- a CDS encoding Gfo/Idh/MocA family protein has product MNKNLTMNRRKFVRNSAVAAAGGGLLISQLPVEASAYVRGNETIKVAVIGCGGRGTGAASQAMSVDQDVKLVAMCDAFRDRLDKCYDNLTQKHGESGRIDVPEENKFVGFEGYKDAIALADVVILTTPPGFRPIHFEEAVNAGKHVFMEKPVATDAPGVRKVLEVAKKAKEKDLNVVVGLQRHYQPSYLALMERIHNGEIGDIVGGQVYWNSSGVWVRPREEGQTEMEYQMRNWYYFNWLCGDHILEQHIHNIDVANWAKQAYPTMAQGMGGREVRTGPDHGEIFDHHFVEFHYGDGTMINSQCRHIEGCMNKVAESFVGTKGRATTDGKTEITDLKGNTIWSHRSKNDANPYQIEHDRLFETIANGGELLADAENGAKSTMTAILGRMATYSGKVVTWDEALNSNVSLMPETFAFDAQPPIVPDENGLYPVPTPGKTKVISTKQSQ; this is encoded by the coding sequence ATGAACAAGAACCTAACAATGAATCGTCGTAAATTTGTCCGCAATTCAGCCGTAGCAGCAGCGGGAGGCGGATTATTAATTAGCCAATTGCCCGTAGAGGCAAGTGCTTACGTGCGCGGTAACGAAACTATCAAAGTAGCTGTAATCGGTTGCGGGGGACGGGGAACCGGAGCCGCCAGTCAAGCGATGAGCGTAGACCAAGATGTGAAACTTGTTGCTATGTGCGATGCGTTTCGGGACCGCCTGGATAAATGCTACGATAACCTTACTCAGAAGCACGGCGAATCAGGACGAATTGATGTACCGGAAGAAAATAAGTTCGTAGGATTTGAAGGCTACAAAGACGCTATTGCGCTGGCCGATGTGGTCATCCTAACCACCCCTCCTGGCTTCCGCCCCATACACTTTGAAGAAGCTGTGAATGCCGGAAAGCATGTGTTTATGGAAAAACCGGTGGCAACCGATGCTCCCGGAGTACGAAAAGTGCTGGAAGTAGCCAAGAAAGCGAAAGAAAAAGACCTCAACGTAGTCGTCGGTCTGCAACGCCACTATCAACCCAGCTATCTGGCACTGATGGAGCGTATTCACAACGGTGAGATTGGTGATATTGTGGGTGGACAAGTATACTGGAACAGCAGCGGGGTGTGGGTGCGTCCGCGCGAAGAAGGACAAACTGAGATGGAGTACCAAATGCGAAACTGGTACTACTTCAACTGGCTCTGCGGCGATCATATTTTAGAACAGCATATCCACAATATTGACGTAGCTAACTGGGCCAAACAAGCCTATCCGACAATGGCGCAAGGTATGGGCGGACGCGAAGTACGCACGGGCCCCGACCACGGTGAAATCTTTGACCACCACTTTGTAGAATTCCACTACGGCGATGGTACCATGATTAATAGCCAGTGCCGCCATATTGAGGGCTGTATGAATAAAGTAGCCGAGTCCTTCGTAGGAACCAAAGGCCGGGCAACCACCGATGGCAAGACTGAAATCACGGATTTAAAAGGGAACACTATCTGGAGCCACCGCAGTAAAAACGATGCAAATCCCTACCAAATAGAACACGACCGTCTGTTCGAGACCATTGCCAACGGCGGGGAACTACTGGCTGATGCTGAAAACGGAGCTAAGAGCACCATGACGGCTATCTTAGGGCGAATGGCCACTTATTCCGGCAAAGTCGTCACCTGGGATGAAGCTCTAAACTCCAACGTAAGCCTGATGCCCGAAACATTCGCCTTCGATGCTCAACCACCTATTGTACCCGATGAGAACGGCCTCTACCCTGTGCCTACTCCCGGGAAGACGAAGGTGATAAGTACAAAACAGAGTCAATAA
- a CDS encoding ArnT family glycosyltransferase — protein MVERNVALDNRVFYGLLVAIVGVYVAGIGANSIWTTHESYYAVAVREMLESGDWMTITFNGELRFNKPPLTYWLMAASASVFGLKEWALRLPILLCSLGTLVVTYRLGVVLFSKAVGRWALLFMAVSLQFAWLKHYASPEIPLTFFFTLTIYGFVRGLQDQRKGYLLLAFTALSLTLLVKGWPYFLVVYTVLGAFLLLHYRFSLSSIKKVIPWGWFLGGSLIALLIGLSWLGLMYLRYEEELLEVLHFETSQRAVRSNQSSFWKQWFFYPEAIVWSFFPGSLVLYYALFFYLKKGLTSLQKIALPVAWLGVMLLGFTLAQGKLPAYILQAHPAMALLCAYFVVQSQQNRKVQQINAWLWGLATFVAVVFSVSLVIAFHLSVAWYLVIGLLAGIAVRQYAKHYLQYAPTLAVASTVVALAILFLSLYPSLEQYRPYRAIRQAIADHQISEEVPMVVEERFIHNMPFYAERKVLKDRQYTWADIVRMEKEKPVLGLVKTGHALPAGYEVLWQGWIYRKGSESHGFRFILHCWYAFQGNNHHFQEYQLVYQPASSIPQNLPVALDEQRRPLAD, from the coding sequence ATGGTTGAGAGAAATGTCGCCCTGGATAACCGGGTTTTCTATGGTCTGCTAGTAGCCATTGTAGGGGTATACGTAGCCGGGATAGGAGCTAATAGTATTTGGACTACGCACGAAAGCTACTACGCCGTAGCTGTGCGTGAAATGTTAGAGTCGGGTGATTGGATGACAATTACCTTCAATGGTGAATTGCGGTTTAATAAGCCGCCACTCACGTATTGGCTGATGGCAGCTTCTGCATCTGTTTTTGGTTTGAAGGAGTGGGCATTGCGCTTGCCAATCTTGCTGTGCTCATTAGGCACCCTCGTTGTAACCTATCGGTTAGGAGTGGTATTATTTAGCAAGGCAGTGGGGCGATGGGCTTTACTGTTCATGGCGGTGAGTTTACAGTTTGCGTGGCTCAAGCACTACGCTTCTCCAGAAATTCCGCTGACCTTTTTCTTTACCTTAACCATCTACGGGTTTGTCAGGGGCCTACAAGACCAGCGAAAAGGGTATCTATTGCTTGCTTTTACTGCTTTGTCGCTCACGTTACTGGTGAAAGGGTGGCCGTATTTTTTGGTAGTGTATACGGTATTGGGAGCTTTTCTCTTACTGCATTACCGCTTCTCTTTATCATCCATTAAGAAAGTCATCCCTTGGGGATGGTTCTTAGGAGGAAGCCTAATTGCACTGCTAATTGGACTAAGTTGGTTGGGGCTGATGTACTTGCGCTATGAGGAGGAACTACTCGAGGTACTACATTTTGAGACCAGTCAACGTGCAGTTCGTAGTAATCAGTCTAGTTTCTGGAAGCAATGGTTTTTTTACCCCGAAGCAATTGTATGGAGTTTCTTTCCGGGATCGCTCGTGCTATACTATGCTTTATTTTTTTATTTGAAGAAAGGCTTAACCAGCTTACAAAAAATAGCCTTGCCTGTTGCGTGGCTGGGAGTGATGCTGCTGGGGTTTACCTTGGCTCAAGGCAAACTACCCGCTTATATTCTGCAAGCACATCCGGCTATGGCATTACTGTGCGCTTATTTTGTTGTTCAATCTCAGCAAAATAGAAAGGTACAGCAGATTAATGCGTGGTTGTGGGGACTGGCTACCTTTGTTGCTGTCGTATTTTCGGTCAGCTTAGTGATCGCTTTTCATCTATCGGTGGCTTGGTACTTGGTGATTGGATTGTTAGCCGGTATAGCCGTACGACAGTACGCTAAGCATTATTTGCAATACGCGCCTACCCTGGCCGTAGCCTCTACGGTAGTTGCTCTCGCTATTTTGTTTCTTAGCCTTTACCCTTCATTAGAACAATACCGTCCTTATCGCGCTATTCGGCAGGCGATCGCAGATCATCAAATTTCGGAAGAAGTGCCGATGGTAGTGGAAGAGCGGTTTATCCACAATATGCCTTTCTATGCGGAGCGAAAGGTGCTGAAAGATCGACAGTATACTTGGGCGGACATTGTTCGTATGGAAAAGGAAAAGCCCGTACTTGGGTTGGTAAAAACTGGCCACGCTTTACCAGCAGGATACGAGGTGCTATGGCAAGGATGGATATATCGTAAGGGTTCAGAATCGCACGGCTTTCGGTTCATCTTACACTGTTGGTATGCGTTCCAAGGAAATAATCATCACTTTCAGGAGTATCAATTGGTTTATCAACCTGCATCAAGTATACCACAGAATCTTCCGGTCGCACTAGATGAGCAGCGTAGGCCACTTGCTGATTGA
- a CDS encoding formylglycine-generating enzyme family protein gives MHINNLIKNLFRPQFSFHLNRFNQLLTVSSILLLATQGYISKPTAEESFEAYDEAVPGTSFSLEMLPIPGGSFMMGSPESEENRQDDEGPQVEIMVDPFWMGKYEIPWDVYEVFMFQELEKRYAEENGGLDAAKIPSVDAVSRPTPPYLDMSFNMGKYGYPAICMTQYAASQFCKWLSAKTGHYYRLPTEAEWEYACRAGTTTAYSFGDDVSQLDEYAWHYGNTNGGYEKIGTKKPNPWGLHDMHGNIAEWTLDQYNPAYYASLDKATSKNPWNEPTELYPRAARGGTYDDDPEMLRSAARLGSNPNWKIHDPQIPKSRWWLTNARWVGIRLVRPQVAPAEEVQNKYWINFIEDI, from the coding sequence ATGCATATCAACAATCTAATCAAAAACCTATTCCGACCCCAATTTTCCTTTCATCTTAATCGGTTCAATCAACTTCTTACGGTCAGTAGTATACTACTACTAGCTACGCAGGGCTACATTTCTAAACCAACGGCGGAAGAATCCTTTGAGGCTTACGATGAAGCCGTACCAGGTACTAGCTTCTCCCTCGAGATGCTCCCCATTCCTGGCGGTAGCTTTATGATGGGTAGTCCTGAATCAGAAGAAAACCGCCAAGACGACGAAGGCCCCCAAGTTGAAATAATGGTTGATCCCTTCTGGATGGGAAAGTACGAAATTCCGTGGGATGTATACGAAGTGTTTATGTTTCAGGAACTAGAAAAACGCTACGCCGAAGAAAACGGTGGATTAGATGCCGCCAAAATTCCCAGTGTGGATGCAGTATCTCGACCTACTCCTCCTTACCTAGATATGAGCTTTAACATGGGTAAATACGGCTACCCAGCTATCTGTATGACCCAGTACGCTGCCAGCCAATTTTGTAAGTGGCTCAGTGCCAAAACCGGACATTACTATCGCCTCCCGACTGAAGCTGAGTGGGAATACGCCTGTCGAGCGGGTACTACTACGGCTTACTCTTTCGGCGATGATGTCTCTCAGCTAGATGAATACGCTTGGCACTACGGTAACACCAACGGGGGCTACGAAAAGATTGGTACCAAAAAGCCTAACCCCTGGGGGTTACACGATATGCACGGCAATATTGCCGAATGGACGCTAGACCAGTACAACCCAGCGTATTACGCCAGCTTGGACAAGGCAACCTCGAAAAACCCCTGGAACGAACCTACCGAGTTGTACCCCCGGGCAGCTCGAGGAGGAACCTACGATGACGATCCTGAAATGCTTCGCTCGGCCGCGAGGCTGGGGTCTAACCCCAACTGGAAAATCCACGATCCCCAAATACCTAAAAGTCGCTGGTGGCTCACGAACGCTCGCTGGGTTGGCATCCGCCTGGTACGGCCTCAGGTCGCCCCAGCCGAAGAAGTGCAAAACAAGTACTGGATCAACTTTATAGAGGATATATAG
- a CDS encoding M4 family metallopeptidase: MTRILPLLLLFGCLLGSSLLFAQSEAWEVKKQRSQEIQKPSFKYQTRNGAKSKSARQANFMPNLKGSLSSLNLQVRGARGQEPPREIKGELPTANNQAARIATDFPSAANLYLDEVSELMQISAPNDEFVPKQQWTDVRNNRHLRLQQQYQGIDIYGSEIIVHANQRAVQGLNGRYMPTPHLLNTNPSITDTDAIQAALGQLEAVSYLNETQKKLLQYTGPEAKLVILPNWETGTPQLAWQVMARPNMLDYWEIMIDAQSGALIQKTNLTCSFAPEMHLPHGKTDADADAHHHHSAPRQATQSMSPLRLTNASQGSGIDLNNVNQTLNVWQASDGFGLIDASKDIFKSPAGTSIQDLEGVLITYDALSRPEPESVSISFSETNVFADPAAVSAHVNVSIAYDYFRQKHNRLAIDGEGGNILSVVNYVEDDSSGMDNAFWNGTFMVYGNGDVAFRPLAGSLDVGGHEMTHGVINATANLVYRNQSGAINEHIADVFGVLIENEDFLLGEDVVNTQVFPSGALRDMESPHNGGTSLRDNGFQPDHMSEIYTGEEDNGGVHINSGIPNRAFFLIANEIGRDRAGELYYHALTTYLTASSEFSDLRLALLNSANDLFGADAAEIQVVATAFDAVGITEEVGDSNPGGGGDDDGDELPTIAGSEFLLTVNTDEEDQDNAGNMHSLYLVDLANEEFAPISISTVNRKPTITDDGSTAFFITEDETIQGIELSPPFNEQVISDESFWSNLSISKDGNRLAIIPNREMPEIWVIDLTRDTDNVMQFELFNPTTQDGITTGEVQYADAIEWDYSGEFLIYDAFNQVQGFGFGETIEYWDVGAIRVWDNTEDSFGDGSIQKIFTNLPRGTNIGNPSFSKTNRNIICFDLFDTEDETYQIIATDLSTGETNMVFENNTLGFPSYSSDDRFMVFDVIDEDGNPAVGRIALKDKVSSDGELETPYIFAKWTTWFSQGERVINSSEKDILSYEMLLETGNVVGTISNDSIKLVLPEDTDPSTLVARFTASPSSEVFVGEFQQISGISSNDFSQEVDYTVVAQDGSTRTYVVAAEVEQTEDPVTSLDDPLSEKAVVYPNPFEQEIYLPEPLTGNYQLRLSDILGRSYNLAVNQAQIQVKELLAPGVYFLTIQTPKRTQTIRLLRK, from the coding sequence ATGACCCGCATATTACCACTACTATTGCTATTCGGCTGCTTATTGGGAAGTAGCCTGTTGTTTGCCCAGTCAGAGGCCTGGGAAGTAAAGAAACAGCGTTCCCAAGAAATTCAGAAGCCTTCGTTTAAGTACCAAACCCGTAACGGAGCGAAAAGCAAGTCCGCTCGTCAGGCTAATTTTATGCCCAACCTGAAAGGCTCACTTTCTTCGCTTAACCTCCAGGTAAGAGGCGCGCGAGGGCAAGAGCCACCTCGGGAAATTAAAGGTGAGTTGCCTACTGCTAACAATCAAGCTGCTCGAATTGCTACTGATTTTCCGTCGGCAGCTAACCTTTATTTAGATGAAGTCTCCGAACTGATGCAAATATCAGCACCCAATGATGAGTTTGTTCCCAAGCAGCAGTGGACGGATGTTCGTAATAATCGTCATCTGCGCCTCCAGCAGCAGTATCAGGGAATTGACATATACGGTAGCGAAATTATTGTTCACGCGAATCAGCGAGCGGTGCAGGGGCTGAACGGTCGGTATATGCCTACCCCTCACTTGCTGAATACGAACCCTTCCATCACTGATACTGATGCCATTCAAGCGGCTTTAGGACAACTGGAAGCGGTTAGTTATCTAAATGAAACGCAAAAGAAACTACTACAATACACTGGTCCCGAAGCCAAGCTGGTTATATTACCCAATTGGGAAACGGGTACACCTCAATTAGCCTGGCAGGTAATGGCTCGTCCCAACATGCTGGACTACTGGGAGATTATGATTGATGCCCAAAGCGGGGCACTGATTCAAAAAACCAATCTCACTTGTAGCTTCGCCCCTGAAATGCACCTACCCCACGGAAAAACTGATGCTGATGCTGATGCTCATCACCATCATTCTGCTCCTCGTCAAGCAACTCAATCAATGTCTCCTCTACGCCTTACCAATGCCTCTCAGGGAAGTGGTATTGACTTAAACAATGTAAACCAAACCCTCAATGTTTGGCAAGCTTCCGATGGTTTTGGTTTGATTGATGCTTCCAAAGATATATTTAAAAGTCCCGCCGGAACATCAATTCAAGACTTGGAAGGAGTGCTGATTACCTACGATGCCCTGAGTAGGCCTGAGCCGGAATCAGTTAGTATCTCATTCAGTGAAACTAATGTATTCGCTGACCCCGCTGCCGTGTCAGCCCATGTTAATGTCTCGATAGCTTATGATTACTTTCGGCAGAAACATAATCGCTTAGCCATTGATGGCGAGGGCGGAAATATTCTCTCGGTAGTGAATTATGTGGAAGACGATAGCAGTGGCATGGATAATGCCTTCTGGAACGGCACGTTCATGGTATACGGTAATGGCGACGTTGCCTTCCGTCCCTTGGCGGGTTCGTTAGATGTGGGCGGACACGAAATGACCCACGGGGTGATTAATGCCACGGCTAACTTAGTGTACCGTAATCAATCAGGGGCTATTAATGAGCACATTGCCGACGTATTTGGCGTGCTGATTGAGAACGAAGACTTTCTACTAGGTGAAGATGTGGTGAATACCCAAGTTTTTCCTTCGGGTGCTCTTCGCGATATGGAGTCGCCTCACAATGGCGGTACTTCGCTACGAGATAATGGTTTCCAACCTGACCATATGTCCGAGATTTATACCGGAGAAGAAGATAATGGAGGAGTTCATATCAATAGTGGCATTCCGAATCGAGCTTTCTTCCTGATAGCCAATGAGATTGGTCGCGACCGGGCGGGTGAGCTATACTACCACGCACTTACCACCTACCTTACGGCTAGTTCAGAATTTTCTGACCTACGGCTAGCATTACTTAACTCAGCCAACGATCTGTTTGGTGCTGACGCTGCTGAAATCCAGGTAGTAGCAACCGCCTTTGATGCGGTAGGAATTACCGAAGAGGTTGGTGATAGTAATCCAGGAGGCGGTGGAGATGATGATGGAGATGAGCTGCCTACCATTGCGGGAAGTGAGTTTTTACTGACAGTAAATACCGATGAGGAAGACCAGGATAACGCAGGCAATATGCATAGCTTGTACTTGGTAGATCTAGCTAATGAAGAGTTTGCTCCTATCTCAATCTCTACGGTTAATCGTAAGCCAACTATTACTGATGATGGTAGCACTGCTTTCTTTATTACGGAAGATGAAACGATTCAGGGTATTGAATTATCCCCTCCTTTTAACGAACAAGTTATCAGCGATGAATCATTCTGGTCTAACCTCAGTATCTCCAAAGATGGAAATCGGCTAGCCATCATTCCCAATCGAGAAATGCCGGAAATCTGGGTGATTGATCTTACCCGTGATACGGATAATGTTATGCAATTTGAACTGTTCAACCCAACTACCCAAGACGGAATTACCACCGGGGAAGTGCAGTACGCAGATGCCATTGAGTGGGATTATTCCGGCGAGTTTCTGATATACGATGCTTTTAACCAAGTACAGGGCTTCGGGTTTGGGGAGACTATTGAATACTGGGATGTGGGTGCTATTCGGGTGTGGGATAATACCGAAGACAGCTTCGGCGATGGTAGTATTCAGAAGATTTTCACGAACCTTCCCCGAGGCACCAATATTGGCAACCCATCTTTCTCCAAAACCAACCGAAATATCATCTGCTTTGACCTGTTTGATACTGAAGATGAAACTTATCAGATTATTGCTACTGATCTAAGTACGGGTGAAACTAATATGGTATTCGAAAATAATACTCTAGGTTTCCCCAGCTATTCCAGCGACGACCGTTTTATGGTATTCGATGTGATTGACGAGGATGGTAACCCAGCTGTCGGGCGAATTGCACTCAAAGACAAGGTATCTTCTGATGGCGAACTAGAAACCCCTTATATCTTTGCAAAATGGACTACCTGGTTCAGTCAGGGTGAGCGGGTTATCAATAGTTCGGAAAAGGATATTCTTTCTTATGAGATGTTACTAGAGACGGGCAATGTTGTGGGCACTATCAGTAACGATAGCATAAAATTAGTGCTACCCGAAGATACTGACCCCAGTACACTAGTAGCCCGTTTCACGGCCTCACCTAGCTCAGAAGTATTTGTGGGTGAGTTCCAGCAAATTAGTGGAATTTCCAGTAACGATTTCAGCCAAGAGGTTGACTACACTGTAGTAGCTCAGGACGGAAGCACCCGTACCTACGTAGTAGCAGCGGAAGTGGAGCAAACTGAAGATCCTGTCACTTCATTAGATGATCCACTTAGCGAAAAAGCGGTAGTATATCCCAATCCGTTTGAGCAAGAAATCTATCTACCTGAACCACTCACGGGAAACTATCAGCTTAGGCTATCTGATATTTTGGGACGCTCGTATAACCTTGCCGTCAACCAAGCTCAGATACAGGTAAAGGAGTTGCTAGCACCAGGAGTTTACTTTCTGACGATACAAACTCCCAAGCGCACCCAAACCATTCGCTTACTGCGGAAATAA
- a CDS encoding glycosyltransferase family 2 protein: MELSIVIPLYNEEKNVPLLLSRLEQALASYQYELILVDDGSTDQTISQIHLHANHRVRLVSLNYNQGQTYAMKKGIALADGDYIVTMDGDLQNDPSDIPRLLNKLVEGGYDMVAGYRKKRKDPWHHTFPSRLANWVIRTTTGVHVRDYGCTLKVFRANLAKSLDLHGELHRFIPVLAHLQGARIGELPVHHAPRLHGKSNYGLNRTFKVISDLLLVLFFKKYWSRAMHLFGTVGLLLVAAGSITLTYLIGVKLLGYDIGGRPLLLLGMMSVLGGLQFVSFGFIAEMLYRLHQRQPAESSEVTDFNRLPSASPDTTETLPWRASSSSMHV, from the coding sequence ATGGAACTCTCAATCGTCATTCCACTCTATAACGAAGAAAAAAATGTACCGCTCTTGTTATCAAGATTAGAGCAGGCACTAGCAAGTTATCAATATGAACTGATTCTGGTCGATGATGGGTCTACCGATCAGACCATCAGCCAAATTCATCTTCATGCTAACCACCGGGTTCGTTTGGTTTCACTAAACTACAATCAGGGACAGACCTACGCCATGAAAAAAGGGATTGCGCTAGCCGATGGTGACTATATTGTTACGATGGACGGAGACCTGCAAAATGATCCTTCGGACATTCCCCGCCTACTCAATAAGCTGGTTGAAGGTGGATACGACATGGTAGCGGGTTACCGGAAAAAACGAAAAGATCCTTGGCACCATACTTTTCCCAGTCGGTTGGCTAATTGGGTGATTCGTACCACCACGGGCGTACACGTGCGGGACTACGGCTGTACGTTAAAGGTCTTTCGCGCCAATTTAGCCAAATCTTTAGATTTGCACGGGGAGCTGCATCGCTTTATTCCGGTTCTGGCGCACCTTCAGGGAGCCCGTATTGGCGAACTACCGGTGCACCACGCACCTCGTCTGCACGGCAAGTCAAACTATGGCCTGAATCGTACATTTAAAGTAATCAGCGATTTGTTACTCGTGCTTTTCTTTAAGAAATACTGGTCCCGAGCGATGCATCTCTTCGGTACTGTCGGTCTTTTACTCGTGGCAGCAGGGAGCATTACGTTAACCTATTTGATCGGGGTTAAGCTACTTGGGTACGATATTGGCGGACGCCCGCTCTTACTACTGGGTATGATGTCAGTTTTAGGAGGATTGCAATTTGTCTCCTTCGGGTTTATTGCGGAGATGCTCTATCGCTTGCACCAACGGCAACCCGCTGAGAGTTCGGAAGTAACTGACTTCAATCGACTTCCTTCGGCATCTCCTGATACCACTGAAACGCTGCCTTGGCGGGCTTCATCTTCTTCAATGCACGTATAA
- a CDS encoding SRPBCC family protein, with protein MEKRIKRKNILNAMPEIVWNTLTNPNKTKLFMFNCEAHSNWKVGSEIKWKGNFNGYESGEKGVILELSENEHLKYSSIDPNFGIEDIPENYLHITYDLKEVDGKTELTTTIENFNNDPERLGHVANGWDNIALPALEKIHNQ; from the coding sequence ATGGAAAAAAGAATAAAAAGAAAGAACATTCTGAACGCAATGCCAGAAATAGTTTGGAACACTTTAACAAACCCAAATAAAACAAAACTATTTATGTTTAATTGTGAAGCTCATTCTAATTGGAAAGTAGGCAGTGAGATCAAATGGAAAGGGAATTTTAACGGATATGAAAGCGGAGAGAAAGGCGTCATTTTAGAGCTAAGTGAAAATGAGCACTTAAAATATTCCTCGATTGACCCAAATTTCGGCATTGAAGATATTCCTGAAAACTATTTGCACATAACTTACGATTTGAAAGAAGTGGATGGTAAAACTGAATTAACAACTACCATTGAAAATTTTAATAACGACCCAGAAAGACTTGGACATGTTGCAAATGGCTGGGATAATATAGCCTTGCCAGCACTAGAGAAAATTCATAATCAATAG
- a CDS encoding amidohydrolase family protein — protein sequence MTTTLRYLTTFLLVILSHVLFSQPSNPVRAVNEASIAVGNTTIAIVGATLIDGTGSDPLPNTTVIVEKGVITAVGSKKDTDVPMGAEVVDAQGLTLLPGLIDAHFHLVSDSMPVQLLQRGITSLRDPGAWMETYEPARQMNLPLPRLYLTGPHLDGFPPAYPRNSYVVQDVTEAKRIVERLVDQQASALKVYFRLPLDLIRQVCETAHEVGIPVTAHLEITDARDAINVGLDGIEHITSFGTTLLPLRKAERYRQTMLKDNNFRRPGRYGVWSRLDTSNQRVNDLAKFLVEKQTFVCPTLGAFEYRLSEEKPDTLRHTGFERMLDVTGYLQQQGVRMVVGSHGHIPYADWGWSYQREMELMVESGISPMEVLVGATLENARFFRIEDKLGSVEVGKQADLLLLDANPLEDIRAMYQINRVMLNGKWITP from the coding sequence ATGACTACTACCCTACGCTACCTCACTACCTTTTTGTTAGTTATTCTCTCGCATGTTCTATTTTCTCAACCTAGCAATCCGGTACGGGCTGTCAATGAAGCTAGCATTGCGGTGGGGAACACAACTATTGCTATCGTCGGAGCTACGCTGATCGATGGAACGGGTAGTGACCCACTCCCCAATACTACCGTCATTGTAGAGAAAGGTGTTATTACTGCGGTAGGAAGTAAGAAAGATACCGATGTGCCCATGGGGGCCGAAGTAGTAGACGCGCAAGGACTTACGTTGCTGCCGGGGCTGATTGATGCTCACTTTCATTTGGTCAGCGACTCTATGCCCGTCCAACTTCTACAGCGGGGTATCACTTCCCTACGTGATCCAGGGGCGTGGATGGAAACCTACGAACCCGCTCGGCAAATGAACTTGCCCCTTCCCCGTCTGTACCTTACCGGACCTCACTTAGACGGTTTCCCCCCAGCTTACCCGAGAAACTCGTACGTCGTACAAGACGTGACCGAAGCAAAACGTATTGTAGAACGATTGGTAGACCAGCAGGCATCAGCTCTGAAAGTCTACTTTCGGTTGCCACTTGACCTCATCCGGCAGGTATGTGAAACCGCGCATGAAGTGGGTATTCCGGTGACGGCACATCTGGAAATTACTGATGCTCGCGATGCCATTAACGTCGGACTAGACGGTATTGAACATATTACTTCTTTCGGTACCACGTTGTTACCACTTCGGAAAGCCGAACGCTATCGGCAAACAATGCTTAAGGATAATAATTTTCGTCGACCCGGTCGCTACGGAGTATGGAGTAGGCTAGATACCAGCAATCAGCGGGTGAATGATTTAGCGAAGTTTTTGGTAGAGAAACAAACCTTCGTCTGCCCTACCCTAGGGGCTTTCGAATACCGCCTGAGTGAAGAAAAACCAGATACGCTTCGCCACACCGGTTTTGAGCGGATGCTAGATGTTACAGGCTATTTGCAACAGCAAGGAGTACGAATGGTCGTCGGTTCGCACGGTCATATTCCTTACGCGGACTGGGGCTGGTCGTATCAGCGAGAAATGGAGCTGATGGTAGAAAGCGGCATTTCGCCGATGGAGGTACTAGTAGGGGCTACCTTAGAAAACGCCCGCTTCTTTCGGATTGAAGATAAGCTAGGCAGCGTGGAAGTCGGCAAACAGGCTGATCTACTGCTACTTGATGCCAACCCGCTAGAGGACATTCGGGCCATGTATCAGATAAACCGGGTGATGCTCAATGGCAAGTGGATTACACCTTGA
- a CDS encoding DUF2141 domain-containing protein produces the protein MLTLFLSLALLLMPNLPSENENQNLTIQITGLASSEGQVRIAVYNSAEAFTKTPFLAQEVKVNGKQTVEATFSLPEGDYAIAAYHDENENGKLDTNLVGIPKENYGFSNNARGTLGPPSFEEASISVDESAQTTQIELS, from the coding sequence ATGCTTACACTTTTTCTATCACTAGCTCTTTTACTCATGCCCAACCTTCCTTCTGAAAATGAAAACCAAAACCTAACAATTCAGATAACCGGACTAGCGTCCTCAGAAGGTCAAGTACGAATAGCCGTCTACAATTCAGCCGAAGCATTTACCAAAACCCCGTTTTTGGCACAAGAGGTAAAGGTAAACGGAAAACAGACGGTGGAAGCCACCTTTTCTCTACCCGAAGGTGATTATGCCATTGCCGCTTACCACGACGAAAACGAAAACGGAAAACTAGATACAAACCTAGTAGGGATACCCAAAGAGAATTATGGCTTCTCCAACAATGCCCGAGGCACACTAGGGCCACCTTCTTTTGAGGAAGCTAGCATATCAGTAGACGAATCGGCTCAAACCACCCAGATTGAGCTAAGTTAG